In the Bombus pyrosoma isolate SC7728 linkage group LG15, ASM1482585v1, whole genome shotgun sequence genome, one interval contains:
- the LOC122575759 gene encoding carboxypeptidase Q-like, translating to MFLSIKFLIITWLFRLQFLLALESDETNSVNTCDLPQSLIQEIDSYEPFVHAIINETLYGSFKGTTWNELAYFVDTFGPRFTGTAVLERSIDYVLNKSLEFGLDNVHGESVSVPHWVRGKESATLLKPRHKNIALLGLGYSVGTPPEGITAKAIVVNSFKELEERKHEVRGKIVVFNEKYVSYGETVKYRSQGATEASKHGAVAALIRSVTPYSLYSPHTGMQSYGENVTKIPVACITVEDASLLRRMSDRGAVLEINLRMQAKNLPNKVSRNVIAELKGSKAPEKVVVISGHIDSWDVGQGAMDDGGGAFISWQALKLLKHLNYKPRRTVRMIMWTAEEVGIIGGNHYIKSHKSEEKDLQFVLESDLGTFKPLGFEVTGTEEVMCILKRIMKLFSIVGDMKLRSPSGGPDIASWVDAGVPGGSLWTQDEQYFYYHHTNADTMLVEDPEALDRGTALFAALSYVLAELSVDLPHHK from the exons TTatccataaaatttttaataatcacaTGGCTCTTCCGACTACAATTTCTGCTAGCACTGGAGAGCGATGAAACAAACAGCGTTAATACGTGTGATCTGCCGCAGAGCCTTATACAAGAGATAGACTCGTACGAACCCTTTGTTCATGCTATAATAAATGAGACTTTATACGGATCGTTCAAAGGAACGACCTGGAATGAATTAGCTTACTTCGTTGACACATTTGGTCCGAGATTTACTGGCACTGCTGTGCTAGAGCGTTCCATTGATTATGTGTTAAATAAATCTTTGGAGTTTGGTTTGGACAATGTACACGGTGAATCCGTTAGTGTGCCACATTGGGTCAG AGGAAAGGAATCGGCGACACTTTTAAAGCCaagacataaaaatattgctctTCTGGGATTAGGTTACAGTGTTGGGACTCCGCCCGAAGGAATAACCGCAAAGGCTATCGTCGTGAACAGTTTCAAAGAACTTGAGGAAAGAAAGCACGAG GTCCGAGGAAAGATCGTTGTATTTAATGAGAAATATGTTTCGTACGGTGAAACGGTAAAGTATCGAAGCCAAGGAGCAACAGAAGCATCGAAACATGGCGCTGTTGCTGCCTTAATTAGATCGGTTACACCATATTCTCTGTATTCCCCACATACGGGCATGCAATCGTACGGCGAGAATGTGACTAAAATTCCGGTAGCTTGTATCACGGTTGAAGATGCCAGCTTGTTGAGAAGGATGTCTGATAGAG gtgcagttttagaaataaatttaagaatgcAGGCGAAAAATTTGCCGAACAAAGTATCACGAAATGTAATAGCTGAATTGAAAGGCTCCAAGGCACCGGAGAAAGTTGTAGTTATATCTGGTCACATCGACAGTTGGGACGTTGGTCAGGGCGCAATGGACGATGGCGGTGGTGCATTTATTTCGTGGCaagcattaaaattattgaaacaccTTAATTATAAACCACGACGAACAGTAAG AATGATCATGTGGACGGCTGAAGAAGTTGGAATCATAGGAGGTAATCATTATATCAAGAGTCATAAAAGCGAAGAGAAGGATTTACAGTTCGTGCTGGAATCGGATTTGGGCACGTTCAAGCCATTAGGTTTCGAAGTTACCGGAACCGAAGAGGTTATGTGCATCCTAAAAAGAATCATGAA gcTATTCTCTATCGTGGGAGATATGAAGCTTCGTAGTCCCAGCGGCGGCCCTGATATCGCTTCTTGGGTAGACGCAGGGGTACCAGGAGGTTCTCTTTGGACTCAGGACGAACAATACTTTTATTACCATCATACGAATGCGGATACTATGTTGGTTGAAGATCCGGAAGCTCTTGATAGGGGAACAGCCTTATTCGCAGCACTATCTTATGTACTTGCGGAGCTTAGCGTCGATCTTCCACATCACAAGTGA